The Pirellulales bacterium genome has a segment encoding these proteins:
- a CDS encoding DUF393 domain-containing protein: MAAVCETPSTCDRLPTPEERRDSDVVIYDGNCRICTAQVRKLAWWDCQGKLSYLSLHDPAVHERYSDLTHDMLMEQIYVVDRCGTRYGGAAAIRYLTRRLRRLWWLAPILHIPGSLPLWQWMYQQIARRRYRFGKVEDCDDNACTLHRRQR, translated from the coding sequence ATGGCTGCCGTTTGCGAAACACCATCGACATGCGATCGTTTGCCGACGCCCGAGGAACGTCGCGACTCCGACGTCGTCATTTATGATGGCAACTGCCGCATTTGCACGGCACAAGTGCGCAAGCTGGCGTGGTGGGATTGCCAGGGCAAACTGTCGTATCTTTCGCTGCACGACCCAGCCGTGCATGAGCGATATTCCGATCTGACGCACGACATGCTGATGGAGCAAATCTATGTCGTTGATCGCTGCGGCACTCGCTACGGTGGCGCGGCTGCCATTCGCTACCTCACCCGACGGCTACGGCGGTTGTGGTGGCTGGCCCCGATCTTACACATTCCCGGCAGTTTGCCGCTCTGGCAATGGATGTATCAGCAAATTGCTCGACGTCGCTATCGCTTCGGCAAAGTCGAGGATTGCGATGACAACGCATGTACGCTGCATCGGCGTCAGCGGTGA